A genomic segment from Bradyrhizobium sp. ISRA430 encodes:
- a CDS encoding flagellar hook-length control protein FliK: protein MVGVTSDVVASVPVPSAPQRPARSQSSQDASANDSFGALVDSNTQAISNNASSQAQDAAPRRSEQASSSSDKGSRDTSATDQSTQSKASDNADSSPPTHDDTSAAKASDKPKDKADTTKASGKSEASKGDKSDDTDTLAAAVDAATATQPDATQAATPDPNAIVIAAPMVPTDPNAAASQAGNASDSPLTIAAAGLAASASTAAQIAGPKTDTATASDKSAKTAGATVSADTSATLADAATGATDATASDAKTSGVQFVAIEQGTPKTSFKAAATAQAQTDVSNIGQDAGKTGATSAQNPATATNPNAAAHPQAAKPQADAGVTDAKAGASDRTADATPGVPTTHAHASAQANVTPTDTSAQAASTVQAPLTTTTSSATASTATLTATAATATAVPISGLPIEIAAAARAGKTRFDISLDPAELGRIDVRINVDRNGQVTSHLTVEKPETLSMLRQDAPQLQRALDDAGLKTGSNGLSFSLRDQNASSQNSGNNNDNGGNARRLIISDEDAAPAAPVGRSYGRMLGSSSGVDIRV from the coding sequence GTGGTTGGTGTGACGTCAGATGTAGTTGCCAGCGTGCCTGTGCCGAGCGCGCCACAAAGGCCTGCCCGCTCGCAGAGCTCGCAAGACGCGTCCGCGAACGACTCCTTCGGCGCGCTGGTGGACAGCAACACACAGGCGATCAGCAACAACGCGTCGTCGCAGGCGCAGGACGCCGCGCCGCGCCGCTCCGAACAGGCGTCGTCATCCTCCGACAAGGGCTCGCGCGACACCTCCGCGACCGACCAGTCCACGCAGAGCAAGGCGAGCGACAATGCGGATTCATCGCCGCCGACGCACGACGATACCTCCGCCGCCAAGGCCAGCGACAAGCCCAAGGACAAGGCGGATACAACCAAAGCCTCCGGAAAGTCCGAGGCGAGCAAGGGCGACAAGAGCGACGATACCGACACCCTCGCCGCCGCCGTCGATGCCGCAACCGCCACGCAGCCGGACGCGACGCAGGCAGCCACGCCGGATCCGAACGCGATCGTCATTGCCGCGCCCATGGTCCCGACCGACCCGAACGCGGCGGCGAGCCAAGCCGGCAACGCTTCCGATTCGCCGCTGACGATCGCCGCTGCCGGCCTCGCCGCCAGCGCCTCGACCGCGGCGCAGATCGCAGGCCCCAAGACCGATACGGCCACGGCGAGCGACAAGAGCGCCAAGACCGCGGGTGCAACCGTGAGCGCGGACACCTCGGCGACGCTCGCGGATGCTGCCACCGGTGCGACCGACGCGACGGCGAGCGATGCCAAGACGAGCGGTGTACAGTTCGTGGCAATCGAACAGGGCACGCCAAAAACCTCATTCAAGGCCGCTGCGACCGCGCAGGCACAGACCGACGTCTCGAATATCGGTCAGGACGCGGGCAAGACGGGCGCCACCAGCGCACAAAATCCCGCGACGGCGACGAATCCCAACGCGGCCGCGCATCCGCAGGCCGCCAAGCCGCAGGCCGACGCCGGCGTGACCGATGCGAAGGCCGGCGCGTCCGACCGCACCGCCGACGCAACGCCGGGCGTGCCCACCACACACGCCCACGCCAGCGCACAGGCCAACGTCACTCCGACCGACACCAGCGCGCAGGCCGCATCGACCGTGCAGGCGCCGCTGACCACGACGACCTCGTCCGCGACCGCCTCCACCGCAACGCTCACCGCGACTGCAGCAACTGCGACCGCCGTGCCGATCAGCGGCCTGCCGATCGAGATCGCCGCCGCCGCGCGCGCCGGCAAGACGCGCTTTGACATCAGCCTCGATCCGGCCGAGCTCGGCCGCATCGACGTGCGCATCAATGTCGACCGCAACGGTCAGGTCACCTCGCATCTCACCGTCGAGAAGCCGGAGACGCTGTCGATGCTGCGGCAGGACGCGCCGCAATTGCAGCGCGCGCTCGACGATGCGGGCCTGAAGACCGGCAGCAACGGCCTGTCGTTCAGCCTGCGCGACCAGAATGCATCCAGCCAGAACTCCGGCAACAACAACGACAATGGCGGCAATGCCCGCCGGCTGATCATCAGCGACGAGGACGCAGCTCCTGCCGCGCCCGTGGGACGCAGCTATGGCCGCATGCTCGGTTCGAGCAGCGGCGTCGACATCAGAGTGTGA
- a CDS encoding flagellar hook capping FlgD N-terminal domain-containing protein yields the protein MTTTNAATAPSVVSGTTQTSSSSSSSNSLSSTTGSTLAGNFQTFLTLLTTQLQNQNPLDPLDTNQFTQQLVQFAGVEQQLKTNDSLATLVSLQQTTQATQALGFVGKTAVVDGTTATMKSSSATWHLNVPTSATVDISIANSSGQTVFTGKYTAGAGSDIPFTWNGQGNDGTQWPDGKYTITATGKDIANNNVGIAAQVQGTVSSVDLTQSPPLLTIDGNSYTVSQVKSIVGSSN from the coding sequence ATGACCACCACGAATGCCGCCACCGCCCCTTCGGTCGTTTCCGGTACGACCCAGACGTCATCGTCGTCGTCCTCGTCGAACTCCCTGAGCTCGACGACGGGATCGACGCTGGCCGGCAACTTCCAGACCTTCCTGACGCTGCTGACCACGCAGCTCCAGAACCAGAACCCACTCGATCCGCTCGACACCAACCAGTTCACCCAGCAGCTCGTGCAGTTCGCCGGCGTCGAGCAGCAGCTCAAGACCAACGACTCGCTCGCCACCCTCGTCAGCCTGCAGCAGACCACGCAGGCAACCCAGGCACTCGGCTTCGTCGGCAAGACCGCGGTGGTCGACGGCACGACCGCGACGATGAAGAGCTCGTCCGCGACATGGCACCTCAACGTGCCGACCAGCGCGACAGTCGACATCTCGATCGCCAATTCCAGCGGCCAGACCGTCTTCACCGGCAAATACACCGCCGGCGCCGGCAGCGACATTCCGTTCACCTGGAACGGCCAGGGCAATGACGGCACGCAGTGGCCCGACGGCAAGTACACGATTACGGCGACCGGCAAGGACATCGCGAACAACAATGTCGGCATCGCCGCGCAGGTCCAGGGCACGGTCTCATCCGTCGACCTGACCCAATCGCCGCCGCTGCTGACCATCGACGGCAACAGCTACACGGTCAGCCAGGTCAAGAGCATCGTCGGCAGCAGCAACTGA
- a CDS encoding DUF1153 domain-containing protein: MTEPHRPRVKYVIGPDGSPLTIADLPAPGTKRWVIRRKAEVVAAVRGGLLSLEEACSRYTLTVDEFLSWQFSIDQHGLAGLRTTRIQQYRQ, encoded by the coding sequence ATGACAGAACCCCATCGCCCGAGGGTAAAATACGTCATCGGGCCGGACGGCAGTCCGCTGACGATCGCGGATCTGCCCGCACCCGGCACCAAACGCTGGGTCATCCGCCGCAAGGCCGAAGTCGTCGCCGCTGTGCGTGGCGGACTTCTGTCCCTTGAGGAGGCCTGCAGCCGTTACACCTTGACGGTCGACGAATTCCTCTCCTGGCAGTTTTCCATTGACCAGCATGGTCTGGCGGGCCTTCGCACCACCCGCATCCAGCAATATCGCCAGTAA
- the fliF gene encoding flagellar basal-body MS-ring/collar protein FliF, which yields MQGLVDFLKGLGAARFAAMIAVTAALIGFFAFVIMRVTTPQMTTLFTDLSVEDSSSIIKDLERQGIQFELRNEGSIIMVPKDKVTRLRMKLAEGGLPKGGGVGYEVFDKSDALGTTSFVQNINHLRALEGELARTIRAIDRIQAARVHLVLPERPLFSREAPEPSASIVLRVRGALEAQQIRAIRHLVASAVNGLKPQRVSIVDESGQLLADGAATDADQTVGDERRAAFEKRMRKQVEDIVSSVVGSGRARVQLSADFDFNKITQTSDKFDPEGRVLRSSQTREESSLTADNNGQVTVNNELPGNQQNSGATAKDQSKKTEETNNYEISRTTKTEVTEAGRVNRISVAVLVDGIYSKNEKGELVYQDRTKEQLDRIATLVRSAIGFDQRRGDQVEVVNLRFADAPSTAPIGEPGGFLGMLQFTKDDVMYFVELGVMMLLGLVVMFMVIRPLVKRILASDEVAAAISGVLAGPAGDEAAPTAGGQALLPGGSATASAIDVATIQGQVHAQSVHRVGELAERNPNETVAIIRQWLTEPAK from the coding sequence TTGCAAGGTCTGGTTGACTTCCTGAAGGGTCTGGGCGCGGCGCGATTCGCGGCGATGATTGCAGTCACCGCCGCGCTCATTGGCTTTTTCGCCTTCGTCATCATGCGCGTCACCACGCCGCAGATGACGACGCTGTTCACCGATCTCAGCGTCGAGGATTCCTCGAGCATTATCAAGGATCTGGAACGCCAGGGCATCCAGTTCGAGCTGCGCAATGAAGGCAGCATCATCATGGTGCCCAAGGACAAGGTCACCCGGCTGCGGATGAAGCTCGCCGAAGGCGGCCTGCCCAAGGGTGGCGGCGTCGGCTACGAGGTGTTCGACAAGTCGGATGCGCTCGGCACCACCAGCTTCGTCCAGAACATCAATCACCTGCGCGCGCTGGAAGGCGAGCTCGCCCGTACCATCCGCGCCATCGATCGCATCCAGGCGGCCCGCGTCCATCTCGTGCTGCCCGAGCGTCCGCTGTTCTCGCGCGAGGCGCCGGAGCCGTCCGCCTCGATCGTGCTGCGGGTGCGCGGCGCGCTCGAAGCGCAGCAGATCCGCGCCATCCGCCACCTCGTCGCCTCCGCGGTGAACGGGCTGAAGCCGCAGCGGGTCTCGATCGTCGACGAATCCGGCCAACTCCTGGCCGACGGCGCCGCCACCGATGCGGATCAGACCGTCGGCGACGAGCGCCGCGCCGCCTTCGAGAAGCGGATGCGCAAGCAGGTCGAGGACATCGTGTCCTCCGTGGTCGGTTCGGGGCGCGCCCGTGTGCAGCTCTCCGCCGATTTCGACTTCAACAAGATCACCCAGACCTCGGACAAGTTCGATCCGGAAGGGCGCGTGCTGCGCTCGAGCCAGACCCGCGAGGAATCGAGCCTCACCGCCGACAATAACGGCCAGGTCACCGTCAACAACGAGCTGCCGGGCAACCAGCAGAACAGCGGCGCTACGGCGAAGGACCAGAGCAAGAAGACCGAAGAGACCAACAATTACGAGATCTCCCGCACCACCAAGACCGAGGTGACGGAAGCCGGCCGCGTCAACCGCATCTCGGTCGCGGTGCTGGTCGACGGCATCTACTCCAAGAACGAGAAGGGCGAGCTCGTCTACCAGGACCGCACCAAGGAGCAGCTCGACCGCATCGCCACTTTGGTCCGCTCGGCGATCGGCTTCGACCAGAGGCGCGGCGACCAGGTCGAGGTCGTCAACCTGCGCTTTGCCGATGCGCCCTCCACCGCCCCGATCGGCGAACCCGGCGGCTTCCTCGGCATGCTGCAGTTCACCAAGGACGACGTGATGTACTTCGTCGAGCTCGGCGTGATGATGCTGCTCGGCCTCGTCGTGATGTTCATGGTGATCCGTCCGCTGGTCAAACGCATCCTGGCCTCCGACGAAGTCGCTGCCGCCATCAGCGGCGTGCTCGCCGGCCCCGCCGGTGACGAGGCAGCGCCGACCGCGGGCGGCCAGGCGCTGCTGCCGGGCGGCAGCGCCACCGCGAGCGCGATCGATGTCGCCACGATCCAGGGCCAGGTCCACGCCCAGTCCGTTCATCGCGTCGGCGAGCTCGCCGAGCGCAATCCCAACGAAACCGTCGCCATCATCCGCCAGTGGCTGACCGAACCCGCGAAATGA
- the fliG gene encoding flagellar motor switch protein FliG has translation MAASLQNANSQDITSVISTLGARAGSRAGGPATAQLPGPRRAAILMLALGEQYGGKIWSLLDDEEVRQLSLEMSTLGTVEVDTVEDMLLEFVSRMSASGALMGNFDATERLLQQYLPPERVNGIMDEIRGPAGRNMWEKLSNVQEEVLANYLKNEYPQTIAVVLSKLKPEHAARVLGILPEELALDVVGRMLKMEAVQKEVIESVEKTLRTEFMSNLSQTRRRDAHEVMAEIFNNFDRQTETRFITSLEEENRESAERIKALMFTFDDLVKLDSGSAQTLMRNVDKDKLGVALKSANEDVRNFFFGNMSSRAAKMLQDDMAAMGPVRLRDVDEAQALLVNLAKDLAAKGEIMLTKNRADDELVY, from the coding sequence ATGGCCGCCTCCTTGCAAAACGCCAACTCGCAAGACATCACCAGCGTGATCTCGACGCTGGGTGCCCGCGCCGGCAGCCGTGCGGGCGGCCCTGCGACTGCGCAATTGCCGGGACCGCGGCGCGCCGCGATCCTGATGCTGGCGCTGGGCGAGCAGTATGGCGGCAAGATCTGGTCGCTGCTCGACGACGAGGAGGTGCGCCAGCTCTCGCTGGAGATGTCGACGCTCGGCACCGTCGAGGTCGACACGGTCGAGGACATGCTGCTCGAATTCGTCTCGCGCATGTCGGCATCGGGCGCGCTAATGGGCAATTTCGACGCCACCGAGCGGCTGCTGCAGCAGTACCTGCCGCCGGAGCGCGTCAACGGCATCATGGACGAGATCCGCGGCCCTGCGGGGCGCAACATGTGGGAGAAGCTCTCCAACGTGCAGGAAGAGGTTCTCGCCAACTACCTGAAGAACGAATATCCGCAGACCATTGCGGTCGTGCTGTCGAAGCTGAAGCCGGAGCACGCCGCGCGCGTGCTCGGCATCCTGCCCGAGGAGCTCGCGCTCGACGTCGTCGGTCGCATGCTGAAGATGGAGGCGGTGCAGAAGGAGGTGATTGAGAGTGTCGAGAAGACGCTGCGCACCGAATTCATGTCCAACCTGTCGCAGACCCGCCGCCGCGACGCCCACGAGGTGATGGCCGAGATCTTCAACAATTTCGACCGCCAGACCGAAACCCGCTTCATCACCTCGCTGGAAGAGGAAAACCGGGAATCGGCCGAGCGCATCAAGGCGCTGATGTTCACCTTCGACGATCTCGTGAAGCTCGATTCCGGCTCGGCCCAGACATTGATGCGCAACGTCGACAAGGACAAGCTCGGCGTCGCGCTCAAGAGCGCCAACGAGGATGTCCGCAACTTCTTCTTCGGTAACATGTCCTCCCGCGCAGCCAAGATGCTCCAGGACGACATGGCGGCGATGGGCCCGGTCCGGCTGCGCGACGTCGACGAGGCGCAGGCGCTGCTGGTCAACCTCGCCAAAGACCTCGCCGCCAAGGGCGAGATCATGCTGACCAAGAACCGCGCCGACGACGAGCTGGTGTACTGA
- a CDS encoding FliH/SctL family protein has product MAAPAKFLFDTDFAAPDRTREKAASAAEIAQKVAEAEARAYQDGFAAGQREAKAESDRRVALAMEEINIAIRNIASGIGSIEARMETEAVDVAVAVARKLCAELVAAEPLGEIMAVVRDCFSHLVATPHLVVRINDALYDSAREKIERLAKQSGFEGRLVILAEPEIATGDCRIEWADGGVVLDRGAIAAKVDELAGRYIASRRGN; this is encoded by the coding sequence ATGGCGGCACCCGCGAAATTCCTGTTCGACACCGACTTCGCCGCGCCCGACCGGACGCGGGAGAAGGCCGCGTCGGCCGCCGAGATCGCCCAGAAGGTCGCGGAAGCCGAGGCGCGCGCCTACCAGGACGGCTTCGCCGCCGGTCAGCGCGAGGCCAAGGCGGAGAGCGACCGCCGCGTCGCGCTCGCGATGGAAGAGATCAACATCGCGATCAGGAACATCGCCTCCGGCATCGGCAGCATCGAGGCCAGGATGGAGACCGAGGCGGTCGACGTCGCGGTGGCCGTGGCGCGCAAGCTGTGCGCCGAGCTGGTCGCGGCCGAGCCGCTCGGCGAGATCATGGCGGTGGTGCGCGACTGCTTCTCGCACCTGGTCGCGACGCCGCATCTCGTCGTCCGCATTAACGACGCGCTCTACGACAGCGCACGCGAGAAGATCGAACGGCTCGCCAAGCAGAGCGGTTTCGAAGGGCGGCTGGTGATACTGGCCGAGCCCGAGATTGCGACCGGCGACTGCCGGATCGAATGGGCCGATGGCGGCGTCGTGCTGGACCGCGGTGCCATCGCGGCCAAGGTCGACGAACTGGCCGGACGCTATATCGCGTCCCGCAGGGGGAATTAA
- the fliN gene encoding flagellar motor switch protein FliN, producing the protein MSDTDGQVPLPDLNGPMAPAGADVGYNEDEYAARVAADLEAVFDVPVQVSAVLGRSKMDVGELLKLGPGTVLELDRRVGEAIDIYVNNRLVARGEVVLVEDKLGVTMTEIIKTERG; encoded by the coding sequence ATGAGCGACACCGACGGACAGGTCCCGCTGCCCGATCTCAACGGCCCGATGGCGCCGGCCGGCGCCGATGTCGGCTACAACGAGGACGAATACGCGGCCCGCGTCGCCGCCGACCTCGAGGCGGTGTTCGACGTGCCGGTGCAGGTTTCGGCCGTGCTCGGCCGCTCCAAGATGGATGTCGGCGAGCTGCTGAAGCTCGGGCCCGGCACCGTGCTCGAGCTCGACCGCCGCGTCGGCGAGGCCATCGATATCTACGTCAACAACCGCCTAGTCGCCCGCGGCGAGGTGGTGCTGGTCGAAGATAAGCTCGGCGTGACTATGACCGAAATCATCAAGACCGAACGAGGTTGA
- a CDS encoding sigma-54 dependent transcriptional regulator: MRLLIVGTLKGQLTTATKIAMENGATVTHAEDHEQAMRVLRGGKGADLLLVDVALDIRDLVMRLEAEHIHAPIVACGITNDARAAVAAIHAGAKEYIPLPPEPELIAAVLAAVANDSRELVYRDDAMARVIKLAQQIAGSDASVMITGESGTGKEVLARYVHMRSARAKRPFISINCAAIPEHLLESELFGHEKGAFTGAVARRIGKFEEATGGTLLLDEISEMDVRLQSKLLRAIQERVIDRVGGTRPVPVDIRIIATSNRNLAEAVREGTFREDLLFRLNVVNLKIPPLRERPADILELAQHFVKKYADANGVPLRPISADARRVLSTNRWQGNVRELENTMHRAVLMAQGDEIGADAIITPDGDRLDIARTAPAVAHATMAAEQVTRALVGRTVADVERDLILETLKHCLGNRTHAANILGISIRTLRNKLNEYADGGIPIPPAGTPGEYPRMPMVGA, encoded by the coding sequence ATGCGGCTTCTCATCGTTGGCACACTGAAGGGCCAGCTCACCACCGCAACCAAGATCGCGATGGAGAACGGCGCCACCGTGACCCACGCCGAGGATCACGAGCAGGCCATGCGCGTCCTGCGCGGCGGCAAGGGCGCCGACCTGCTGCTGGTCGATGTGGCCCTCGACATCCGCGACCTCGTGATGCGGCTCGAGGCCGAGCACATCCACGCTCCGATCGTCGCTTGCGGCATCACCAACGACGCCCGCGCCGCGGTCGCCGCGATCCATGCCGGGGCCAAGGAATACATTCCGCTGCCGCCGGAGCCCGAGCTGATCGCCGCGGTGCTTGCAGCGGTCGCCAACGATTCCCGCGAACTCGTCTACCGCGACGACGCCATGGCGCGTGTGATCAAGCTCGCCCAGCAGATCGCCGGCTCCGACGCCTCGGTGATGATCACCGGCGAATCCGGCACCGGCAAGGAAGTACTGGCCCGTTACGTCCACATGCGCTCGGCGCGCGCCAAGCGTCCGTTCATCTCGATCAACTGCGCCGCGATCCCCGAGCATCTCCTGGAGTCCGAACTGTTCGGACACGAGAAGGGCGCCTTCACCGGCGCGGTCGCGCGCCGCATCGGCAAGTTCGAGGAGGCGACAGGCGGCACGCTGCTGCTCGACGAAATCTCCGAGATGGACGTCCGCCTGCAGTCGAAGCTGCTGCGCGCCATTCAGGAGCGCGTGATCGACCGCGTCGGCGGCACCCGGCCGGTGCCGGTCGACATCCGCATCATCGCGACCTCGAACCGCAATCTGGCGGAGGCGGTGCGCGAAGGCACCTTCCGCGAGGATCTCCTGTTCCGCCTCAACGTCGTCAACCTGAAGATCCCGCCGCTGCGGGAGCGTCCGGCCGACATTCTCGAACTCGCCCAGCATTTCGTGAAGAAATATGCGGACGCCAACGGCGTGCCGCTGCGCCCGATCTCGGCGGACGCGCGCCGCGTGCTCTCCACCAACCGCTGGCAGGGCAACGTCCGCGAGCTCGAAAACACCATGCACCGCGCGGTGCTGATGGCGCAGGGCGACGAGATCGGGGCTGATGCCATCATTACGCCGGACGGCGACCGCCTCGACATCGCCAGGACCGCGCCCGCCGTGGCCCATGCGACGATGGCGGCCGAGCAGGTGACGCGGGCGCTGGTGGGACGCACGGTGGCCGACGTCGAGCGCGACCTGATCCTGGAGACGCTGAAGCACTGCCTCGGCAACCGGACCCATGCCGCCAACATCCTCGGCATCTCCATCCGCACGCTGCGCAACAAGCTCAACGAATACGCCGACGGCGGCATCCCGATCCCGCCCGCCGGCACGCCCGGCGAATATCCGCGCATGCCCATGGTGGGGGCGTGA
- a CDS encoding M20 family metallopeptidase produces the protein MSEARITEWLASQRQAMIDLLRDVVNIDSGSYDKEGVDAVGARFERHFSEHGISTWRESHGTFGDAIHAEVAKPGSNEKPVLLMGHRDTVFSKGEATRRPFTIRDKRAYGPGVADMKAGLVMNVFVAAAFQKFGGSPHPIKVLITSDEEIASPSSRPVIEREGRAARAVYNSEPGRPTGNIVTSRKGGIFMHFGITGKAAHSGANFAAGVSAIGELAHKIVQIHALTDLTKGITLNVGLVAGGQSVNTTAPYAEGQIDLRYIDPADRAKVMAEIERIMATPYVPGTSAVLTVKGEFLPAVQSEDSKALFEGYQAAAREVGLTTLQGEFSGGCADSGFTAAVGTPTICGLGPVGGLAHTPEEYLELDSIVPRAQALALAILRS, from the coding sequence ATGTCTGAGGCTCGAATCACGGAATGGCTGGCGTCGCAGCGGCAGGCGATGATCGATCTGTTGCGCGACGTCGTGAACATCGATTCCGGATCCTACGACAAGGAAGGTGTCGATGCGGTCGGCGCGCGGTTCGAGCGGCATTTTTCCGAGCACGGCATTTCCACCTGGCGGGAAAGCCACGGCACGTTCGGCGATGCGATCCATGCAGAGGTCGCCAAACCCGGCAGCAACGAGAAGCCGGTGCTGTTGATGGGCCATCGCGACACGGTCTTCTCCAAGGGCGAGGCCACACGGCGCCCGTTCACGATTCGGGACAAGCGCGCCTACGGTCCCGGCGTCGCCGACATGAAAGCCGGCCTCGTCATGAATGTGTTCGTGGCCGCGGCCTTCCAGAAATTCGGCGGCAGCCCGCATCCGATCAAGGTGCTGATCACCTCTGACGAGGAGATCGCCTCGCCCTCGTCGCGCCCGGTGATCGAGCGCGAGGGACGCGCCGCGCGCGCGGTCTACAATTCCGAGCCGGGCCGTCCGACCGGCAATATCGTCACCAGCCGCAAGGGCGGCATCTTCATGCATTTCGGCATCACCGGCAAAGCCGCGCACTCCGGCGCCAACTTCGCCGCCGGCGTCAGCGCGATCGGCGAGCTCGCGCACAAGATCGTCCAGATCCACGCGCTGACCGATCTCACCAAGGGCATCACGCTGAATGTCGGCCTGGTCGCTGGCGGCCAGTCCGTCAACACCACGGCGCCTTATGCGGAAGGCCAGATCGACCTGCGCTACATCGATCCTGCCGATCGTGCCAAGGTGATGGCCGAGATCGAACGGATCATGGCCACGCCTTACGTGCCCGGCACCAGCGCCGTGCTGACGGTCAAGGGCGAATTCCTGCCGGCGGTTCAGAGCGAGGACTCCAAGGCGCTGTTCGAAGGCTACCAGGCGGCGGCGAGAGAGGTCGGCCTCACCACGCTGCAGGGCGAGTTCTCCGGCGGCTGCGCCGATTCCGGTTTTACGGCGGCGGTCGGCACGCCGACCATCTGCGGCCTCGGGCCGGTGGGCGGCCTTGCGCATACGCCGGAGGAATATCTCGAGCTGGACAGCATCGTCCCGCGCGCGCAGGCGCTGGCGCTGGCGATTTTGCGGAGTTGA
- a CDS encoding flavin reductase family protein yields the protein MNVVPRDLMTETPVSFADFRGAMRHLTGGVSVITAGRGKDVTGMTVTSVTSLTVDPPTLLVSINRDASSFPLIRRHGAFGVNILNADQLDIAERFAGKGGLKGADRFAGAQWVTGVSGVPLLAGALSAFDCEVEEILERHSHGIVIGRVRHIRSSTRSAALAYWHGQYVAVDHDEDAAKLADVSVPARGRRGI from the coding sequence ATGAATGTAGTTCCCCGCGATCTCATGACCGAAACTCCCGTCTCGTTCGCCGATTTCCGCGGCGCCATGCGCCACCTCACCGGCGGCGTCAGCGTCATCACCGCCGGACGCGGGAAGGACGTCACCGGCATGACGGTGACCTCGGTGACCTCGCTCACGGTCGATCCGCCGACGCTGCTCGTCAGCATCAATCGCGACGCGTCCTCGTTCCCGCTGATCCGGCGTCACGGTGCCTTCGGTGTAAACATTCTCAATGCCGACCAGCTCGACATCGCCGAACGCTTCGCCGGCAAGGGCGGGCTGAAGGGCGCCGATCGCTTCGCCGGCGCCCAGTGGGTGACGGGCGTCTCGGGGGTTCCGCTGCTGGCCGGCGCATTGTCGGCATTTGATTGCGAAGTCGAGGAGATCCTCGAACGGCACTCGCACGGCATCGTCATCGGCCGTGTCAGGCACATCAGGAGCTCCACCCGCAGCGCCGCGCTGGCCTATTGGCACGGCCAATATGTGGCGGTCGATCACGACGAGGACGCGGCAAAGCTTGCTGACGTCAGCGTTCCCGCGCGCGGCCGGCGCGGCATTTGA
- a CDS encoding ATP-binding cassette domain-containing protein — protein sequence MQTALRTSLPETELASRANFAPTARVAREERPAHASGLPLSIRGLRKSFGENEVLRDIDLHIPAGQFVAIVGKSGCGKSTLLRLIAGLETIDAGSISFGDEIRPEDIRVMFQEPRLLPWARVLANVEVGLGRDRASIDAQPRAEKALGEVGLADKRGQWPSVLSGGQKQRVALARALVSRPRVLAFDEPLGALDALTRISMQRLLERVWRDQGFTAILVTHDVSEAVALADRVLVIEEGRIAHDVLVNAARPRQRGSVELAGLEGSILNHLLSADDRT from the coding sequence ATGCAGACAGCCCTTCGTACCTCCCTTCCCGAAACCGAACTCGCAAGCCGCGCCAATTTCGCACCAACGGCCCGCGTCGCACGCGAGGAGCGGCCGGCGCATGCGAGCGGCCTGCCGCTCAGCATCCGCGGTTTGCGCAAATCCTTCGGCGAAAATGAAGTGTTGCGCGACATCGACCTGCATATTCCCGCCGGCCAGTTCGTCGCGATCGTGGGAAAGAGCGGCTGCGGCAAGAGCACGCTGCTGCGCCTGATTGCCGGCCTGGAGACAATCGACGCCGGCAGCATCAGCTTCGGCGATGAAATTCGGCCCGAAGACATCCGCGTGATGTTCCAGGAGCCGCGGCTGCTGCCGTGGGCGCGCGTGCTCGCCAATGTCGAGGTCGGCCTCGGCCGCGACCGCGCCTCCATCGACGCGCAGCCGCGGGCCGAGAAGGCACTGGGCGAGGTCGGGCTTGCCGATAAGCGTGGCCAGTGGCCCTCGGTGCTGTCGGGTGGACAGAAGCAGCGCGTCGCGCTGGCGCGCGCGCTCGTCTCGCGTCCGCGCGTACTCGCCTTCGACGAGCCGCTCGGCGCACTCGATGCGCTGACCCGCATCTCGATGCAGCGGCTTTTGGAGCGCGTCTGGCGCGATCAGGGCTTTACCGCGATCCTGGTCACCCATGACGTCTCGGAAGCGGTCGCGCTGGCCGATCGGGTGCTGGTGATCGAGGAGGGCCGCATTGCCCATGACGTCTTGGTTAACGCAGCCCGGCCGCGCCAGCGTGGCTCGGTCGAGCTTGCGGGCCTCGAAGGCTCGATCCTGAACCACCTTTTGTCGGCGGACGATCGTACCTAA